The following is a genomic window from Brachionichthys hirsutus isolate HB-005 chromosome 10, CSIRO-AGI_Bhir_v1, whole genome shotgun sequence.
agatacatggacgtggtgagggaggacatgagagtggctggtgttggggaggacgatgcaaaggacagggtgaagtggagaaggttgggttgctgtggcgacctctcAGGAGACAAGccggaaaaaaaagatgaagaagattCATAGTCAGTCTGTCAAACTGGGTTGATTCTTGttgagtttttttcttttgcaccatATCTCTTGCGTCCTCAGTGTGAGTTGCTGGACTTGCGacccacatccacacacagaaTGCCGGTTTCACTCTCCTTCCACCCTTTACTCTCTTGGTTTCGCTAACTCTGGTGGGCGGTAACCCGAGACGAAGCCTGATTGCCCTCACCTTTACCGCGGCAGCCGTCGTCTGGAGAACAGAGAGCAGCTTCCCTTGAgtttctgctgactcagcactGTCTAATTTACCGCAGTACTCATTAAGTCCCACCAGTGGCTCCAGCTGTAATCTAAGCCTCCGAGCATCAGGATCAATGGCGTGACATTTTTAAATACTAGTTACAACGGATGTGGAGCGAGAGTTTTCACCGTTGTTCTAATTTTACCTCTaccacgtggggggggggggtattttgagCGATCCGGATGCTTGTCTGATTCCAACaagaaaatccggattttctcatttacttataatggaggcttttaaaataaatatcttgtaaaataagcATCCAATTAACTCGCCGAGAATCACAGTCATAGaagggtctgatatgaactgtcatgcaaaatgtcttctgggtctgatccagaatgaggtcaggaaaaaataaaatattttaacattgaaaatgtatggattaaaaaatcagttaaaaaaaaaacacatcaactctgatttagttttacttttcatggtcggtgtataaagatgccgagaacaatttagaaccgtttgatgatgatccagatcaccatgtggacggtgtaaatccaattaggaggggaatgagctgcttggtggaggtctgtcctCGCTTACTTGTTTTTctagattgtttgtttttaaatgaaaaccatcACTACAAACTTGAAAATATAAACTGTTGGGGGGGAAACGGGATGtttcacattttcttcattATCTAAAGTAATGGCATTAAGGGGCCTCAGTCTGAAATCCTtttaaagaaccccccccccctaagtttctgtgtgtgcagtgaTAACTCCTCCTCACTGCATCTTGATTCCCCTTCTCCCCACCACGTCTGTCTGAATCACAGCAGGgtgtcatgtttttattgtagTATTAAACCAGACACGACCTTCCCCTTCTCCTTTTCACTCACTGACCTTTCCTCATTTTCAAGCGTTTCGGATTCTCAattcctcatttcatttcaccaaAGCGAAATGCGAAATGTCAATGGAATGTCAGAGTTCAGAAAAAAACCACCCTTTTAACGTTCCGTTTACGAAGGCAGCCATGGAAATGTACAGAATGCACCACGTTCATGATCAAACCGGGAGCATGAATTATTCCGAGCATTCATTTGGGAAGAGAACGTTTTGAGACGCTGAAGACAGTTGACAATTTGTCCAGAGCCAGGgtttgactcccccccccccccccccccccccccctattctTCCAGGCGCTCTGACGGAATGTTACGATGAACTGGGAAATCGATACCAGCTGCCAGTCTACTGCCTCTCTCCTCCAGTCAACATGATTGAAGAGCGATCCGAGGAGCCCGACTGTTCGGATCCCGATTCCGGGGCGGCGGATCCCTCCGCAGGCAGTGCCAGTGATCCAGCTTCAGGAGGGGAGTGCCAGCTCCGGCTCCGGCTTTCCACGGGGCGTGACATCCGGCTGGCGGTCCGATCCGCGGACACGGTCGGCGTGATGAAGCGTCGCCTGCAAAGTCACGAAGGCGTGCCTGCGGCGTCCCAGCGCTGGTTCTTCTCAGGTCGGCCTCTGACTGACAGGCTGCGCTTGGACCAACTCAACATCTCCAGGGACTACGTGGTGCAGGTCATCATAAGCCAGCCTCCAGCACCAGAGCCAGTATCGGCACCGGGACACACGCCAGAGGCCACTGGGCCGGTAGCCGTGGAGGGCGTGGCTTCGGTGCCACAGAGGCCCACATCGGTGGAAAATTAACCAGGAAGGCCGAAAGTCGCGGACTAAAGAGGAGGATAAAGAGAGAAGGACAAAGGAGCTCggactcctctctctctctgaagggCTTTCTGTGGGCAGAAGCCGACTGCTGGAACAAACAGACTATTTAAATGAGACTTTTGGTTTTACACGTTGACCTTTTTAAGTCTTTTTAGCTGTTCCTAAGGAACCGATGAGCAAAGAGAGAACTTCGATCGATGACTTGAAGGGTTTCCTTCCTTTACCGTTTCCATTCGAGTTCTGCGCTCTGGTCGAGCTGGTTCTGCAGATTTCTGCTCGAGGCTACAGGGTTTTACATGTTCTTTCATTTCAACACGAGCAGTTTAGAAAGCGTCACAATCCTAACAGTTCAGGCAGGTCTTTTTGGttatacatgaataaataaataaaaattccGTCACTATGCTAAAATCTATGACGAAACATTGATGTGTAAAGAATTTGCAGTCGGGCGGCACGAAGAATGTTCCAGCGAGCCGACGGGCGACTAGCTGCTTATTTTATTCTGCTTCAAAGAACAATCAGAGTAATAATCATTAGTAGTCTgcctggctgtgtgtgtgtgtgtgtgtgtgtgtgtgtgtgtgtgtgagagagagagagcgtggaTATTCACTTATGTTCAAAACACAACTTGTTCTTGTGACAAAAGGCTGGAACACCAGAAACACAGTTGCATATTTTGATGAAAgatagattgtttttttttattaaagttgGTCGTTGTTTCTATTCCTCTGACTCTGTCTGAATCCTTGACTTGAGTTGTTTTTAATATGCAATCTACATTCTGCTGTCGTCTTTCAGTGCCTGTTTATGGCTAATAATCATTGTTAGAGctaaaaaaatatgcaatttgATGCATGCTACatctcagtaaaaaaaaaagggaccgTGTAACGCAGCACATAAATGTGTGAGTCCACCAAGTGAAGGATTACTTTCCTGTTGAGTATAATAACTATCAAAGCTCAGAGATCATAAGAAACTAAATTAGATTGTATCTGAAAAGATTCCTGAACTGGAGCGTCGTCATCTACATTAtaacatttaaagaaataagacattttgGGGAATTTAATTTAGCCTCATTATATGAGATTGATACCTTGCTAATAATGTAAGTAAGGTAAATACGTAGTTTGGCATAAAGGCTAAACTAcgtatttaatattatttcaaACTTTTACCTATTTTTTCCGattaaatacttatttattttatataccggtactgtTTTTACACTGCCTGCAAAGTTCTGACAATGTCTGTACTGCAAACCTGCTGAACTATTAAAGCTgggatgtttttttcttattgttCGGTGTCATCTTCACTGAAGCCAGGATGAGTCCAGGCGATGGACGCCGCCTTCCATGCCAGTAAATCTAGCATCTCTGAGGCTCTCTGTAATTCATCACGTATTGTTTTGGTGTAGTAATACACAAAACAAGTTTTTGTGTTGGAGTTTTGTCTGAACTGTCGCTGAATTGGTTGCTTGCTTACAATGTTAATTACTACACGTGCTTGGCATAGTATATTTAGATCTTTTACTTTTATAAACTACTGAATATTCCTCCTTTTATGTCGATGCTTTTCAGCCAAGCAGAACATGGACAATTCCATGAGAAAAACCATTATGATGCAAGAAGTGCTGCCAACTGGCGTTCCCAGCTTTTACAACCAATGCACAAGACGGAAGGAAGGCGGAACTAACCTGCGTGGCTTCAAGCTGTGTGTCATTAAACTGTAAAGTTCTTGAATGTTATTGCAGAGTGGGGGAAGGGAAGTGGAGACAATCCAATTAAAAGTTCCGCTGCCGTCATGAAAGAACAACTTTGTCCCACAGATCATCGTTTCAACATGAATTTTCCTGTTAAGAGACGTTTACACCGGCCCGGAAGAGACGAGTCCTTTATTCATCTTCACCGATGAAATTGCCGAAGGGGCATCTGAGACTCTGGGAAGCTCCGGGCAAAAGAAACCAGTCGCTCCGCTCCACGCCTCGTGTGCGGAGATGTCCCGTCTAAAGACACACGCGCAGCGGGAGGCTCCGTCTTCACGAGCTGCTTTTCACTGATGAGTTGAACAACGGTCATTTCTCCAGAAGTATTTGCACAGGTGGATTCCGAACTGTTTCAGTCACACATGATATTCTCTGTAGGAATAAACAATGTGTTCATTCTATTGACGGATCGAATCCACGCTCTGTTTCACTTCTAAAAAGtgatttctgctttatttccaGTTCTTTCAATGGCGGTCTGATCTATtgcactttttctttcttcttgttcttcttcctaAGAACTCTCACCGGCCCGGTGAAGCACCGCCATCATGCTTCCGTCACGAGCAGACGTTTGAAGTTCCCTTTTCCCTTGAGGTTTCTGTCCCGACTTCCCTCCCAGGCGTGGCCGTGGCGTCGCATGGCATAGAGAGACTAGGAATGTTTAGCCCCGGCCATGGTGACCTTGCTCCAAACCGTATAATCAAATAAACACGCCGACCATAAGCACAGGGGTCCTAAAACTACACCATGAACTACACTTACTCTTTCATAGGTCAAATAGTTGTAGTCTTATTTTTACTTCATCATATTCTAAGGTTACACAGTAACCTTAGTTACttctgtctgttgtttcacagaCAGAAGTTCCTCTTTAGTGTGTTGGGAATTTTTCAGTTCTACTTCTGGCACACATATAAGCAGAGGTGGCATTTGAATTCGAGCAGAcgcatcaaacacacaaccagcgAGTCTGTTTTCAACTGGGAATCGATTTGCACCAGTCCAGCCGTCAAGGTAAGACCTCACCTCATTAATAGATGATCAATAAAAGGGCATCATAAAGTTGACGCTACAATAAGTATTCAAATCGTATGTTTAATTAATTAGGACTTGTCCCTGTATAGTGTATTCCTGATCATCACTGATGGATAATTGTCAGGTCACTATATGAGATTAGTCCACATTAATTGATAATCAGATGAGTGTTATTTCATATATCTGTAAGTTTTGGTTACAGTTGGATTTAAGTATTGTCTCGGTCAATAGAAACACATTTCCATGCAGAATATTAGTGTTAGGGTTCCTTAGAAGAACTGTGGTTCCATGCTTTGCTTTAGCAGTAGCCAAGAAAGGGTTGCCAAATAAACCGGAAGGGTCGAATATCAGCTTCTTATTACCGTACAGTTTTATTGTAACGTTCTTGATCGCTTTACTTCAGCTTTAGTTCAAAGTTAATATGCAACAGCAACAAAGGTCACAAGTAGACAATGTTCTGTCAAAgggttaaacaaaaaaaaaccatttgaCAGCCACAGTTACACTCTTTACTCGTCAGAAACTTGCTGGTGAAAAGCCTCGTGTTTCACCTTATTGTGAGGAACAAGGGTGTTCGAGCGCATTGAAGCGTCGACCTGTCCAGAtgtgaaatgaataaaagatATAAGTAATAATGCTTCGCTCCCCTTCTTCCAGATGCTTCTCCTCGTGCCCCTGATTTACACAATGAGCTGCGTCTGCTCTGTGAGCACCCAAGACCAGCCGGAGGTTCTGATGAAAAATGGTCGGTGATgtcatttcttcatttctttgcaTTTGTCTCTTCGCCAAACATGCAGCAAATGTTGAttcaagctgtgtgtgtgtgtttgtgtgtgtcactagTTCTGGTCCTGAGGGTGCCGCATGAAATAAGTACCAAGGTGCATGTCCCTCTCACCTGCGGAGAAGCTcatcagaacaagcttctgttTTGGAAGAAAAACGGTAACACATCTCCGCTTCCACTCCTCCTAATCCGTCTCTTAGCACCTGAGCCATTCTGCTAGCAGGCTATGATTCGATGCTGCCAAATCTTGAAATACAGAACACTGGAAATGGTTTCCTCGGTCAGGCGACAGTGTTCTGGTGTCTTGCACGATATTCTGAAGCATTGGTTTCATCATGTCCTTTTCCCCCAGGCTTGGAGCTCGAGCCggctctgcagggaaacaaaGTCAAGGTCCTGGTGGAGGACAAGGATGGAGGAAACTACACTTGTCACCTCAGCAAAAATGGAGAATACCTCAACCACACTGTGATCATGGTCCGACTAAACCCAGACAACAGGCTTGTGATACTGGAAAAGCAATCCCCAGAAGAAGGTAAGAGAAGGaaaatggagggagggaggcgttGCACACATTTATcggaaaaaaaaattgttttgctttattgatcaaacaaaatgctaaatatccTGTTACAGTTGATATGGATCGTCTGAGTTATCTGGCTTTTTCACAGTAACCCCATTGATATCTGATTACTGGATCTCGCTTTAACTTACTAGTTTTTATAATACTGGAACTTAATAAAGAACCTTCTCCAAAACATAACAGAGAGATTAAACACAATGAGAAAAGCacgcagagagcgcagacctccgccaagcagctcattcccctcatcattagatttacaccgtcaacatggtaatctggatcatcaccaaaaggttctaaattgttcttggtatctttatacaccaaccatgaaaagtaaaacattttaactgatctttgaatccgtaaatggagttttcaatgttaaaattgtaataatttcttcctgacctcattctggatccgatccggatgagtTAGACGCCCCCaccttacatgactgtgtcaaaatcCATAAACATAATATAATCAACCGACATATTGAGgagcacattttgaagctccattgactgcaatgtttccggaaatttcaaagtgatccagaatccaggctcTCTTCTGAATAATAACCAAATtgtatcatctgttcctggtaacattcccaacctttgcttaaaatgtcatcaagttctgtctgtaaccttttgcgttatcttgctaacagacagacagatttacCTGGGCGGAGGTGAATATAGGTGTTGACGGTGTCTGTGCTCCTCCAGGTCACATCCACTGCTCGGCACCGAACTACACAGGCTCCTTCCAGTGCACCTGGAAAAAGACACGGTCCAGATCCCACGCTGCTGTACTCCTGGTGAAGGCAGAATGGTGAGGACCAAACCCCAAACTCCCGCATCACTCGTCCAAATAATGTCCACCGGATCACGAGTCCTGTTCCAGATATTCCTGCCAACCATTCTTCTGTCTTTTAGGAATTTGGAACAGATTCCCTGTGAGCTGAATGCTGATGGATCAGGCCTTAGCTGCCAGCATGCCAACTGCCCATACAGAGAGGAGAAGCACGGCATCTCTCTCACTGTTTACATGTACAGCTACGCTCTACTGGAGGCCTACAAAAAGGCCTTCTACCTCAGAGATATTGGTAAGCGATTGTAATTTGGCAtctttcccccccaaaaaaaggcgTTTATTATTTGTTCGTTTGTTTTTACTTATTTTGGTCAGGAAATTAACAATAAATCTTTATGTAGTTTGGTTATAAGGGCTTCCATCATCCACCTTTACTGCCCTCTGACTCATCTCATCTAATCtgtcctgcttttctttctccacctccttcctctCATTCATCGCCCCATATATAGTGAGGCCAGAAAAAGTCCCTAACCTACGCATCATCAATGGTAACTTCAGCTGGAGCTACCCAGATTCCTGGGAGAAGCCCTGCACCTACTTCA
Proteins encoded in this region:
- the ubtd2 gene encoding ubiquitin domain-containing protein 2, whose protein sequence is MGGCVGSHHDSSGSLNENSDGTGVALGRNQALKRERPKWKSDYPMTEGQLRSKRDEFWDTAPAFEGRKEIWDALRAAASAFESSDHLLAQAILDGASITLPHGALTECYDELGNRYQLPVYCLSPPVNMIEERSEEPDCSDPDSGAADPSAGSASDPASGGECQLRLRLSTGRDIRLAVRSADTVGVMKRRLQSHEGVPAASQRWFFSGRPLTDRLRLDQLNISRDYVVQVIISQPPAPEPVSAPGHTPEATGPVAVEGVASVPQRPTSVEN
- the il12bb gene encoding interleukin-12 subunit beta, translating into MLLLVPLIYTMSCVCSVSTQDQPEVLMKNVLVLRVPHEISTKVHVPLTCGEAHQNKLLFWKKNGLELEPALQGNKVKVLVEDKDGGNYTCHLSKNGEYLNHTVIMVRLNPDNRLVILEKQSPEEGHIHCSAPNYTGSFQCTWKKTRSRSHAAVLLVKAEWNLEQIPCELNADGSGLSCQHANCPYREEKHGISLTVYMYSYALLEAYKKAFYLRDIVRPEKVPNLRIINGNFSWSYPDSWEKPCTYFRLHFQVKMVRNKQNCDSEDSILHTTSEETTYKVDYKTRKYVFCVRAQDRYTNGPFSPWSHCIVKKPHLTCQPEP